A genomic window from Streptomyces sp. MST-110588 includes:
- a CDS encoding SRPBCC family protein, with amino-acid sequence METMTVEYVIDAPVDEVFAWLTTTTNYTRSPLVLRCRLTRRGQAAPYGVGAVRSHLWLTGWFEERITRYDPPHVTEYVVERSLPPSRHELGRMTFTETDGGTRVRWTTRAELRVPLLGALVTRLVVRPVLTRTFRNILTAADTALTGRRGQRSRNGRSRSRSRA; translated from the coding sequence GTGGAAACCATGACGGTCGAGTACGTCATCGACGCCCCGGTCGACGAGGTGTTCGCCTGGCTCACCACGACCACCAACTACACCCGCTCGCCTCTGGTGCTGCGCTGCCGCCTGACCCGGCGCGGCCAGGCCGCGCCCTACGGCGTCGGCGCGGTGCGCAGCCACCTCTGGCTGACGGGCTGGTTCGAGGAACGCATCACCCGCTACGACCCGCCGCACGTCACCGAGTACGTCGTGGAGCGCAGCCTGCCGCCGTCCCGGCACGAACTCGGCCGCATGACGTTCACGGAGACCGACGGCGGCACCAGGGTCCGCTGGACGACCCGCGCCGAACTCCGTGTACCGCTGCTCGGCGCGCTGGTGACCCGGCTCGTCGTACGGCCGGTTCTCACCCGTACCTTCCGCAACATCCTCACCGCTGCCGACACCGCGCTGACCGGGCGGCGAGGGCAGCGGAGC
- a CDS encoding alpha/beta hydrolase, with translation MPPEVAAAYDIIGMDTRGVGASSPLDCGLTRMSWLRSVGTDLAGFEKSWRLAKDDADACWKKYPGILAHLSTRNIARDADLVRSVLGERKTSWFGESYGTVLGATYAQMFPDRVDRLVLDSALDPAKYGMRSFQDMGPANERALDAFAAWAAPRDRRYGLGATPAAVRATVEKLVRRAEAEPIPIAGFRLDGYLLPYVLYIYGTDEADNADYARALRQLLDAADGKPVQPTQQLSELLTLMFRPWTAGADRDLAATLGVLCADVTMPRDPGWYRKAVERARPTQPVFGPMHNGPVPCAFWKEKPREPLTRISNDLPALQIQATGDTHTTYEEGLGMHRAIRGSRLVTVPVRAHTVYLSAHSPCAKKAVNDYLLNGTLPRKDTTCPR, from the coding sequence ATGCCACCCGAGGTCGCGGCGGCCTACGACATCATCGGCATGGACACCCGCGGGGTCGGCGCGAGCAGTCCGCTGGACTGCGGGCTGACGCGGATGAGCTGGTTACGGTCGGTGGGCACGGACCTGGCGGGCTTCGAGAAGAGCTGGCGGCTGGCGAAGGACGACGCCGACGCCTGCTGGAAGAAGTACCCCGGCATCCTTGCGCACCTCTCGACCCGCAACATCGCCCGCGACGCCGACCTGGTGCGCAGCGTGCTGGGCGAGCGGAAGACCTCCTGGTTCGGGGAGTCCTACGGGACGGTTCTGGGCGCCACCTACGCCCAGATGTTCCCGGACCGCGTCGACCGGCTGGTCCTGGACAGCGCGCTCGACCCCGCCAAGTACGGCATGCGGTCGTTCCAGGACATGGGCCCGGCCAATGAGCGGGCGCTCGACGCATTCGCCGCCTGGGCCGCGCCGCGCGACCGCCGGTACGGTCTGGGCGCCACGCCCGCGGCCGTACGGGCCACCGTCGAGAAGCTGGTCCGCCGCGCGGAAGCCGAACCGATCCCGATCGCGGGCTTCCGGCTCGACGGCTACCTGCTGCCGTACGTCCTCTACATCTACGGGACGGACGAGGCCGACAACGCGGACTACGCCCGCGCGCTGCGCCAACTGCTGGATGCTGCGGACGGCAAACCGGTGCAGCCGACCCAGCAGTTGAGCGAGCTGCTGACCCTCATGTTCCGGCCGTGGACCGCCGGCGCGGACAGGGATCTGGCGGCCACACTCGGCGTGCTGTGCGCCGATGTCACGATGCCGCGCGACCCCGGGTGGTACCGGAAGGCCGTCGAACGGGCCCGGCCCACCCAGCCGGTCTTCGGCCCCATGCACAACGGCCCGGTCCCCTGCGCCTTCTGGAAGGAGAAGCCCCGCGAACCGCTGACGCGGATCAGCAACGACCTTCCCGCGCTTCAGATACAGGCCACCGGCGACACCCACACCACCTATGAGGAGGGGTTGGGCATGCACCGTGCGATACGCGGCTCCCGCCTGGTCACCGTACCCGTCCGCGCCCACACCGTGTATCTCTCCGCCCACAGCCCCTGCGCGAAGAAGGCCGTCAACGACTACCTCCTGAACGGCACCCTGCCACGGAAGGACACCACCTGCCCGCGCTGA
- a CDS encoding RNA polymerase sigma-70 factor has translation MAEDAFTEHRPLLFTLAYEMLGSAADAEDVLQESYLRWSAVDPATVGHPRAYLVRVVTRQSLNHLRAARARREEYVGAWLPEPIRTAPEVDDDVVLAESVSMAMLLVLETLTPAERAVFVLREVFGYSHGEIAASIGRSEVTVRQIAHRARSHVRARRRRFEPDSGAAGEIVRRFLRAAATGDVQALMDLLAPDVVVISDGGGKAVAARRPVTGRSDVTRFVLGVYRTGTTATARVEHTACNGMPAVRFLTGGALDWLVAFEIRDGRITGLYGIRNPDKLHRTETVRPLDRKGPQPWKP, from the coding sequence GTGGCTGAGGACGCCTTCACCGAGCACCGTCCGCTGCTGTTCACCCTCGCCTACGAGATGCTGGGCAGTGCCGCCGACGCCGAGGACGTGCTCCAGGAGAGCTATCTGCGGTGGAGTGCGGTCGATCCGGCGACGGTCGGGCATCCGCGCGCCTATCTGGTCCGCGTGGTGACCCGGCAGTCCCTCAACCACCTGCGCGCGGCCAGGGCACGGCGTGAGGAGTACGTCGGCGCGTGGCTGCCCGAACCGATCCGTACCGCACCGGAGGTGGACGACGATGTGGTCCTGGCGGAGTCCGTGTCGATGGCCATGCTGCTCGTCCTGGAGACGCTGACCCCGGCCGAGCGTGCGGTGTTCGTGCTGCGCGAGGTGTTCGGTTACTCCCACGGCGAGATCGCCGCCTCGATCGGCAGGAGCGAGGTCACCGTACGGCAGATCGCCCACCGCGCCCGCAGCCACGTCCGGGCCCGGCGCCGGCGCTTCGAGCCCGACTCCGGTGCCGCCGGGGAGATCGTCCGGCGGTTCCTGCGCGCGGCGGCGACCGGGGACGTCCAGGCGCTGATGGACCTGCTGGCGCCGGATGTCGTGGTGATCTCCGACGGCGGCGGGAAGGCGGTCGCCGCCCGCCGCCCGGTCACCGGTCGCAGCGACGTGACCCGGTTCGTCCTCGGCGTGTACCGCACCGGCACCACCGCGACGGCCCGCGTCGAGCACACCGCCTGCAATGGCATGCCGGCCGTACGGTTCCTCACCGGCGGCGCGCTCGACTGGCTGGTCGCCTTCGAGATCCGCGACGGACGGATCACCGGCCTGTACGGCATACGCAATCCGGACAAGCTGCACCGTACCGAGACAGTGCGTCCGCTCGACAGAAAAGGACCCCAGCCGTGGAAACCATGA